One Candidatus Binatia bacterium DNA segment encodes these proteins:
- a CDS encoding nuclear transport factor 2 family protein, giving the protein MPSWPIAEVEEAFRNYWRTGAVGENWDAWADLFTEDALYVEHVLGNRNGREEIRQWIKPIMAQYGELYTVYEWHLADPSGRVVVYMQNRRDHPSGHGVLDFPGITILQYAGGGKWCLEEDYWAMPAAMRATEDYAAARAKHDPAHNEKRTRGDWGNGPDWTRGAATYWAAHPKIDA; this is encoded by the coding sequence ATGCCGAGCTGGCCCATTGCCGAAGTCGAAGAAGCGTTTCGCAATTACTGGCGCACCGGTGCAGTCGGAGAGAACTGGGACGCGTGGGCGGATCTGTTCACCGAGGATGCACTCTACGTCGAGCACGTGCTCGGCAACCGCAACGGTCGCGAAGAGATCCGCCAGTGGATCAAGCCGATCATGGCGCAGTACGGCGAGCTGTACACGGTCTACGAGTGGCACCTGGCCGATCCGTCGGGGCGCGTCGTCGTCTACATGCAGAACCGTCGCGATCATCCGTCGGGACACGGCGTGCTGGATTTCCCGGGAATCACGATCCTGCAATACGCGGGCGGCGGAAAGTGGTGCCTCGAGGAAGATTACTGGGCAATGCCGGCGGCGATGCGCGCCACCGAGGACTATGCGGCCGCGCGCGCGAAGCACGATCCGGCCCACAACGAAAAACGCACCCGTGGTGACTGGGGCAACGGTCCCGACTGGACGCGCGGCGCCGCGACGTACTGGGCAGCGCATCCGAAAATAGACGCCTAG
- a CDS encoding ABC transporter substrate-binding protein, whose translation MARRLRWTAFLAPLRRFRRQAPRRASILAVAAAVLLSCNPEASPPLRVGICPRVPAELAFIARDLGFFADHDVELVQYSSPIELARHLREGSLDAAALTLDFVPYLAASIPSLDVVFVLGVSKGADGIVAGAEIGDLAGLRGKRIGLEASPLGAHLLLRALKAGGLSQRDVEAVSVDGEDQADAFLTHQVDAVVTADPDRRRLLSSGATSLFDSSRTPGEIVDVLLVPGTTVATQDKALRKLLDGWLAAFTRLDDDHVPTVAKLASGLWVDSAAIEQALAGTRLGDLALNHEMLAGPRPKLASVLEDTEALAVEAGLLRPDHRESVRFDDSFLPGVVSRPLGQSGGGTP comes from the coding sequence ATGGCTCGTCGGCTCCGATGGACAGCATTCCTGGCGCCCCTGCGGCGGTTTCGCCGCCAGGCGCCGCGCCGCGCGAGCATTCTCGCGGTAGCGGCGGCCGTCCTGCTGTCGTGCAACCCCGAAGCCTCGCCTCCGCTGCGGGTCGGGATCTGCCCGCGGGTGCCGGCCGAGCTCGCGTTCATTGCACGGGATCTGGGATTTTTTGCCGACCATGATGTCGAGCTGGTGCAGTACAGCTCGCCGATCGAGCTCGCCCGCCATCTTCGAGAAGGCAGCCTCGATGCGGCGGCGCTGACGCTCGACTTCGTTCCTTACCTCGCAGCGTCGATCCCGTCGCTGGACGTGGTGTTCGTGCTCGGTGTCTCCAAGGGCGCCGACGGCATCGTGGCCGGAGCAGAGATCGGCGACCTGGCGGGGCTTCGCGGCAAACGCATCGGTCTGGAAGCGAGCCCCCTCGGTGCCCACCTTCTGCTGCGTGCTCTGAAAGCAGGAGGCCTGTCCCAGCGTGACGTCGAAGCCGTCTCCGTCGACGGCGAGGACCAGGCCGATGCCTTTCTCACGCACCAGGTGGACGCGGTCGTAACCGCCGATCCCGATCGCCGGCGCCTGCTGTCGTCGGGCGCGACGTCGCTGTTCGACAGCTCGCGAACGCCGGGCGAGATCGTCGACGTGCTGCTCGTGCCCGGCACGACTGTCGCCACCCAGGACAAGGCGCTGCGCAAGCTCCTGGACGGATGGCTTGCGGCATTCACTCGCCTGGACGACGACCACGTGCCGACGGTCGCCAAGCTCGCATCCGGACTGTGGGTGGATTCGGCGGCGATCGAGCAGGCGCTGGCGGGAACCCGCCTCGGCGACCTCGCGCTCAACCACGAGATGCTGGCCGGACCGCGACCGAAGCTGGCGTCGGTGCTCGAGGACACCGAAGCCCTCGCGGTCGAAGCGGGGCTGCTTCGCCCCGACCACCGTGAGTCGGTTCGCTTCGATGATTCGTTCCTCCCGGGCGTGGTCTCGCGACCGCTCGGCCAGAGTGGGGGCGGCACGCCGTGA
- a CDS encoding AI-2E family transporter, whose amino-acid sequence MAHRPAGELTRSTLQILALGLLIVTSFWILQPFLAALTWATTIVVATWPLLLALEGAMGGRRGPAAATMTALLLMLVLVPLILGTTALVSHGASVVEWTKSLAAVTIPPPPPWLASIPVVGAKAAARWSHYASLTHEEIAAQLAPYGQAAALWIAAEVGSIALVIGQFLLTAIIAAVLYVQGEAAAAEIERFTARLAGEQGIRAAHLAAQAVRGVALGVVVTALLQTAMVAAGFLVAGIPFAAILIAVCFVLSIAQIGPVPVLIGAVIWVWMNEPVAWFAVFLGWCILCALVDNVVRPVLIRRGADLPLALIFIGVIGGLLAMGVLGLFVGPVVLAVSWTLLDEWLAAGEAATGATSD is encoded by the coding sequence ATGGCACATCGTCCGGCAGGCGAGCTGACGCGTTCGACACTGCAGATCCTGGCCCTCGGCCTGCTGATCGTCACGAGCTTCTGGATCCTCCAGCCTTTCCTGGCGGCGCTTACGTGGGCGACGACGATCGTCGTCGCGACCTGGCCCCTGCTGCTGGCACTCGAGGGTGCCATGGGCGGCAGGCGCGGCCCGGCCGCCGCGACGATGACGGCGCTATTGCTGATGCTGGTGCTGGTGCCGCTCATCCTCGGCACAACCGCCCTCGTCAGCCACGGCGCAAGCGTCGTCGAGTGGACGAAATCGCTGGCTGCGGTGACGATCCCTCCACCTCCACCGTGGCTCGCATCGATTCCGGTCGTGGGTGCCAAGGCTGCGGCGCGCTGGAGCCACTACGCTTCGCTCACCCACGAGGAGATTGCCGCCCAGCTTGCGCCCTACGGGCAGGCGGCGGCGCTGTGGATCGCAGCCGAGGTGGGCAGCATCGCGCTCGTCATCGGCCAGTTCCTGCTGACGGCGATCATCGCCGCCGTGCTGTACGTGCAGGGCGAGGCAGCGGCCGCCGAGATCGAGCGCTTCACTGCGCGCCTTGCCGGCGAGCAGGGCATCCGCGCGGCGCACCTGGCGGCCCAGGCCGTGCGCGGAGTCGCGCTCGGCGTCGTCGTCACCGCACTGCTGCAAACGGCGATGGTCGCCGCAGGCTTCCTCGTCGCCGGCATTCCTTTCGCAGCGATCCTCATCGCCGTCTGCTTCGTGCTGAGCATCGCGCAGATCGGGCCGGTGCCGGTGCTCATCGGTGCCGTCATCTGGGTCTGGATGAACGAACCCGTCGCGTGGTTCGCGGTGTTTCTTGGCTGGTGCATCCTGTGCGCACTGGTCGACAACGTCGTGCGTCCGGTGCTGATCCGCCGCGGCGCCGACCTGCCGCTCGCGCTGATCTTCATCGGCGTCATCGGCGGCCTTCTTGCGATGGGTGTGCTCGGGCTTTTCGTCGGCCCCGTCGTGCTGGCCGTGTCCTGGACCCTGCTCGACGAATGGCTCGCTGCCGGGGAAGCCGCCACGGGCGCAACTTCGGACTGA
- a CDS encoding DMT family transporter — protein sequence MSDERDTDARALGLAAVATTVLLWGLSAVAIKAVSTTGLVTTMYRLAFASPVLLASLATASVRRRLDRDWARACVIGGLLFSLHQMLYFQSLKLTTVTNVTIIGALQPALVLLLSGPLFGETAAPGSLAWSALALVGTGLVVLGSSHGGSSSIAGDAMAFVNLFAFTAYFLASKRFRERIHAWDYVAGMTIVAGVVVTSITLASHPDFGRPRPWEWVTLAWLALLPGTLGHVLTNWAHAHVPAFVSSMILLAVPIVAAAGAHVLLGEVLSPVQLAGGAIVLLSIAAIIRSAPGSEREVLAEATQFTEAP from the coding sequence GTGAGCGACGAGCGCGATACGGACGCGCGGGCGCTGGGTCTTGCGGCAGTTGCGACCACCGTGCTGCTGTGGGGACTGAGCGCCGTCGCAATCAAGGCCGTGTCGACGACGGGCCTGGTCACGACGATGTACCGGCTCGCGTTCGCGAGCCCCGTGCTGCTCGCTTCGCTGGCGACTGCGTCGGTGCGGCGCCGCCTGGATCGCGACTGGGCCCGCGCCTGCGTCATCGGCGGGCTGCTGTTCTCGCTGCACCAGATGCTGTACTTCCAGAGCCTGAAGCTCACCACCGTGACCAATGTCACGATCATCGGCGCCCTTCAGCCGGCTCTCGTGCTGCTGCTCTCCGGTCCGCTGTTCGGCGAGACTGCTGCTCCGGGTTCGCTCGCATGGTCTGCGCTGGCGCTGGTCGGCACCGGGCTGGTGGTGCTCGGCTCCAGCCACGGCGGCTCCTCGAGCATCGCGGGCGATGCGATGGCGTTCGTCAACCTGTTCGCGTTCACTGCGTATTTCCTCGCGTCCAAGCGCTTCCGCGAACGAATCCACGCGTGGGACTACGTCGCCGGCATGACGATCGTCGCCGGCGTGGTCGTCACTTCCATCACGCTGGCCTCCCACCCGGACTTCGGGCGGCCGCGCCCCTGGGAATGGGTCACGCTGGCGTGGCTCGCGCTCCTTCCCGGAACGCTCGGTCACGTCCTGACGAACTGGGCCCACGCGCACGTTCCGGCCTTCGTCTCCTCGATGATCCTGCTCGCGGTACCGATCGTCGCCGCCGCCGGGGCGCACGTGCTGCTCGGCGAAGTCCTCTCCCCCGTGCAGCTGGCCGGCGGCGCCATCGTGCTGCTGTCGATCGCGGCGATCATCCGCTCGGCGCCCGGCAGCGAGCGCGAAGTGCTCGCCGAAGCGACGCAGTTCACAGAAGCGCCCTGA
- a CDS encoding sulfatase: protein MARRLVFLFVALAAGAAAAFLLRPAGRPADHSYPGDNVLLISVDTLRADRLSNYGYSRATSPSIDALARRAITFERAYAPRGMTWPSLATMLTSLAPSTTNLRWNGQYLDPEVATVIGLAHDGGYRTAAFTGGSVCNLARSREEFDERQCGDDVAITRAAIEFFRANATGRFFAWVHLMAPHAPYNPPAAHDLFTRKDYAGPVSRERVFLDGIVLRQADLSPDDLAEVNGLYDGEVHFADAQVGALMAALEQEGLAARTVVVFVADHGEDLWQHNRYLYHECSIYESVLRIPMIVALPDGAGAGTRVSRIVAMADVTPTLAKLVGLPLLSSFEGKSLLQQPGGGDARAADGGDAIASSEWYSADSHESMQTVRTSRWRYISNPDGITPKCAPEGDYYKVAREELYDHSVDPDEKHNVVAEHPELAKALSTLTAATRAASPDSAPAVIDEKLKGELRSFGYLQ, encoded by the coding sequence ATGGCGCGCAGGCTCGTTTTCCTGTTCGTGGCTCTCGCCGCCGGCGCCGCCGCTGCGTTCCTGCTGCGTCCCGCCGGCCGTCCCGCCGATCATTCCTATCCCGGCGACAACGTCCTGTTGATCTCGGTCGACACGCTGCGTGCCGACCGTCTCTCCAACTACGGATACAGCCGGGCGACGTCTCCGTCGATCGATGCGCTCGCGCGCCGCGCGATCACGTTCGAACGCGCGTACGCACCGCGCGGCATGACGTGGCCGTCGCTGGCGACGATGCTGACGTCACTTGCGCCGTCGACGACGAACCTGCGCTGGAACGGCCAGTACCTCGACCCCGAGGTTGCGACCGTCATCGGTCTCGCCCACGACGGTGGCTACCGGACCGCGGCTTTTACCGGCGGGAGCGTCTGCAACCTGGCCAGGAGCAGGGAAGAGTTCGACGAGAGGCAGTGCGGCGACGACGTCGCGATCACCAGGGCGGCGATCGAATTCTTCCGTGCGAACGCCACCGGCAGGTTCTTTGCCTGGGTGCACCTGATGGCACCGCACGCGCCGTACAATCCTCCGGCGGCGCACGACCTGTTCACGCGCAAGGACTACGCGGGGCCGGTAAGTCGCGAGCGCGTGTTCCTCGACGGGATCGTGCTGCGCCAGGCGGACCTTTCGCCGGACGACCTGGCCGAGGTCAACGGACTGTATGACGGGGAAGTGCATTTCGCGGATGCGCAGGTCGGAGCACTCATGGCAGCGCTCGAGCAGGAAGGCCTGGCCGCGCGTACGGTGGTCGTCTTCGTCGCCGATCACGGCGAAGACCTCTGGCAGCACAACCGCTACCTCTACCACGAGTGCTCGATCTACGAATCGGTGCTGAGGATTCCGATGATCGTGGCGCTCCCGGACGGAGCCGGCGCCGGCACGCGCGTCTCGCGCATCGTCGCGATGGCCGACGTGACACCGACCCTGGCGAAGCTGGTCGGGCTGCCGCTGCTCTCGTCGTTCGAGGGAAAATCCCTGCTGCAGCAACCGGGCGGTGGCGACGCCCGCGCGGCTGACGGCGGTGACGCCATCGCATCGAGCGAGTGGTACAGCGCCGATTCGCACGAATCGATGCAGACGGTACGCACCAGCCGCTGGCGCTACATCAGCAACCCGGACGGCATTACGCCCAAATGCGCGCCCGAGGGCGACTACTACAAGGTCGCCCGCGAAGAGCTGTACGACCACTCGGTGGATCCGGACGAGAAGCACAACGTCGTGGCCGAGCATCCCGAGCTGGCCAAGGCGCTGTCGACACTGACGGCGGCAACGCGCGCCGCCTCGCCGGATTCCGCTCCGGCCGTGATCGACGAGAAGCTCAAGGGTGAGCTTCGCTCGTTCGGTTATCTACAGTAA
- a CDS encoding XRE family transcriptional regulator produces MEIRERIAATLRALRARRGYSLEQLAGRSGVSRSMISLVERAESDPTAVVLSRLADGLGVPLAALLADEAPGPAPSPLSQRANQVVWKDPESGYLRRSISPPGFASPLAIAEVTFPPGRRVSFDNIARGSAVDQQVWMLEGAMEVIVGDSTFVLHEGDCLAMRLDRPTTFRNASRRSARYAVVVAGDGGNP; encoded by the coding sequence ATGGAGATCCGGGAACGCATTGCGGCCACGCTGCGCGCTCTCAGGGCCAGGCGCGGCTATTCGCTCGAGCAACTGGCCGGGCGCAGCGGCGTCAGCCGCTCGATGATCTCGCTGGTCGAGCGCGCCGAGAGCGATCCCACCGCCGTGGTGCTTTCCAGGCTCGCCGACGGGCTGGGCGTTCCGCTCGCGGCACTGCTGGCCGACGAGGCGCCGGGGCCCGCCCCTTCGCCGCTCTCCCAACGCGCCAACCAGGTCGTGTGGAAGGACCCGGAGTCCGGCTACCTGCGACGCAGCATCTCGCCTCCCGGCTTTGCGTCACCGCTCGCGATTGCCGAAGTCACGTTCCCGCCCGGACGTCGCGTCAGCTTCGACAACATCGCGCGCGGCAGCGCCGTTGACCAGCAGGTCTGGATGCTCGAGGGAGCGATGGAGGTCATCGTCGGCGACAGCACCTTCGTGCTTCACGAAGGCGACTGCCTTGCGATGCGACTGGATCGCCCGACGACGTTCCGCAATGCGTCGCGCAGGAGCGCGCGTTATGCGGTCGTCGTTGCCGGTGACGGAGGCAACCCATGA
- a CDS encoding DUF4410 domain-containing protein, which produces MNVSSFVRCGLVAALVTAGACSTAGVRPQQEAKPAGLPRPQRILVSDLATRESQVNPNSSVTANTRAKAQGKSLNQRKEAVAKEAVDAFGDDTVEGLRKLGFDATRVARGTEPGRGELLIDGEFIDINEGSRLRRVVIGFGSGKSRIDAQLQVYLGPDREKLVDFSTHADSGELPGAAVTMTAGAVVTGGVAPAAVATNAAIGGIKVHRSATGNLAGRSGQQAVKYLSEYFAKQGWIAPEKSEKAKRE; this is translated from the coding sequence ATGAACGTTTCTTCTTTTGTGCGCTGTGGTCTCGTTGCCGCCCTTGTCACTGCCGGCGCGTGCAGCACCGCCGGAGTGCGCCCCCAGCAGGAAGCAAAGCCGGCGGGCCTTCCGCGACCCCAGCGCATTCTCGTCAGTGACCTTGCGACCAGGGAGTCGCAGGTGAACCCCAACAGCAGCGTGACCGCGAATACCAGGGCGAAGGCCCAGGGAAAATCTCTCAACCAGCGCAAGGAGGCCGTGGCGAAGGAGGCCGTCGACGCATTCGGCGACGACACGGTCGAAGGCCTGCGCAAGCTCGGCTTCGATGCGACGAGGGTGGCGCGCGGTACCGAGCCCGGGCGCGGGGAGTTGCTGATCGACGGCGAATTCATCGACATCAACGAGGGCAGTCGCCTGCGCCGCGTCGTCATCGGCTTCGGTTCCGGCAAGTCGCGCATCGATGCGCAGCTGCAGGTCTACCTCGGTCCGGATCGCGAGAAGCTCGTCGATTTCTCCACCCACGCCGACAGCGGAGAGCTGCCGGGCGCGGCGGTGACGATGACGGCCGGCGCCGTCGTCACCGGTGGAGTAGCTCCTGCGGCCGTCGCGACGAACGCCGCCATCGGTGGCATCAAGGTCCATCGCAGCGCGACCGGAAACCTCGCCGGCCGAAGCGGGCAGCAGGCGGTGAAATACCTGTCGGAGTACTTCGCGAAGCAGGGCTGGATCGCGCCCGAGAAGAGCGAGAAAGCAAAGCGCGAGTAG
- a CDS encoding carbohydrate porin: protein MALASASRAEDPAAWLAGPDATGDWGGERTKLDEHGVHFDVTYTSEVFTRDFEAVKYRGDADLMLTVDTAKAGMWKGGTLFGYAQDDRGDGVSPHLGLVMPVSNYEAPAFTQLSELWIYQQLPAGFALRLGKQDANRDFASPRFGGNFLNSSFGVLPTAPMPSFPAPALGASLFAQPASWLSLRGGVYDGSSRSESFAGSAFNHGGGVFAIGAARLEQGLDGPRDIVWQVGGWHLSGDNRSGGFAVGDLFVHMPVTDAHPDPRTFQFFVRTNFEPDAKSGPDGKVAKVYVGGGATAHGFFGKNNTVGLGSGYVSVEGADETFLELFFKWRPLAWFTIEPDAQLYFDGNDTHVVIGLRTKLKL from the coding sequence GTGGCGCTGGCGTCGGCTTCGCGCGCAGAAGACCCGGCCGCGTGGCTCGCAGGACCCGATGCGACCGGCGACTGGGGCGGCGAGCGCACCAAACTCGACGAGCACGGCGTCCACTTCGACGTCACCTACACTTCCGAAGTTTTCACACGCGACTTCGAGGCAGTGAAATACCGGGGTGACGCCGACCTGATGCTGACGGTCGACACCGCAAAGGCCGGCATGTGGAAAGGCGGGACCTTGTTCGGCTACGCGCAGGACGACCGCGGCGACGGCGTCTCCCCGCACCTCGGACTGGTGATGCCGGTATCGAACTACGAAGCTCCGGCGTTCACCCAGCTCTCCGAGCTGTGGATCTACCAGCAGCTTCCGGCGGGTTTCGCGCTGCGCCTCGGCAAGCAGGATGCCAACCGCGATTTTGCGTCCCCGCGTTTCGGCGGCAACTTCCTCAACTCGTCGTTCGGCGTGCTGCCGACGGCGCCGATGCCGTCGTTTCCCGCGCCCGCGCTCGGCGCTTCCCTGTTCGCGCAGCCCGCATCCTGGCTGAGCCTTCGCGGCGGCGTCTACGACGGCTCGTCTCGCAGCGAGTCGTTTGCCGGCAGTGCATTCAACCACGGCGGCGGCGTGTTCGCGATCGGTGCCGCGCGCCTGGAGCAAGGCCTCGACGGCCCTCGCGACATCGTATGGCAGGTCGGAGGCTGGCACCTGAGCGGGGACAACCGCAGCGGCGGCTTCGCCGTCGGCGACCTGTTCGTGCATATGCCGGTGACCGACGCTCATCCGGACCCGCGTACGTTCCAGTTCTTCGTGCGCACCAACTTCGAACCCGACGCCAAGTCCGGCCCGGACGGAAAAGTCGCCAAGGTCTACGTCGGCGGCGGCGCCACCGCGCACGGCTTTTTCGGCAAGAACAACACCGTCGGACTCGGCAGCGGCTACGTGTCGGTCGAGGGCGCGGACGAGACTTTCCTCGAGCTGTTCTTCAAGTGGAGACCGCTGGCGTGGTTCACGATCGAGCCCGATGCGCAGTTGTACTTCGACGGCAATGACACGCACGTCGTGATTGGTCTCAGGACGAAGCTCAAGCTGTGA
- a CDS encoding long-chain-fatty-acid--CoA ligase — MFDFSDLHALADLTRQQAGRRPDGVAQVFEERTTTFRQLDRHASRIANGLVAFGVEPQARIGYMGLNSDRFFEVVYGCFKANAVLVGVNWRLAAPEIVYVLNDARAEVLFVGAEFLEVVEKIRGELRTVRHIVAIDGAHGSWPEFASWRDSQSDVDPMLGIAPDDDVLQLYTSGTTGHPKGVQLTNANYIAFFELAQKAGWADYEAGDSNLVAMPNFHVAGVNMGLVTTGQGARAVIMKQVEPRAVLDFLVRYQINNMFLVPAVIQFLLQVPGVESHDFSSLRHVFYGASPISEDVLLRATKLFNCSFTQLYGLTETVGAGTALDGPSHDPSLGKLRSCGRAYPGFEIRVLGAGGQALPPGEVGEIAIKSPTVMKGYWGNPDATATSIVDGWFLTGDAGYFDDDGYLFIHDRVKDMIVSGGENIYPAEVENALMSHPQVADAAVIGVPDKKWGEAVKACVVLETGATLGEGDIIAYCKTRIAAYKCPKSVDFLAALPRNPSGKILRRELREPYWAGLERRVN, encoded by the coding sequence ATGTTCGATTTTTCCGATCTCCACGCGCTTGCCGACCTTACGCGCCAGCAGGCCGGCCGAAGGCCGGACGGCGTCGCGCAGGTCTTCGAGGAACGCACGACGACGTTCCGGCAGCTCGACCGGCACGCCAGCCGCATCGCCAATGGCCTCGTCGCTTTCGGCGTCGAGCCCCAGGCCAGAATCGGCTACATGGGCCTCAACTCCGACCGTTTCTTCGAAGTCGTCTACGGATGCTTCAAGGCCAACGCCGTGCTGGTCGGCGTCAACTGGCGACTGGCTGCGCCCGAAATCGTCTATGTCCTGAACGACGCGCGTGCCGAGGTGCTGTTCGTCGGCGCCGAGTTCCTCGAAGTCGTCGAAAAGATCCGCGGCGAGCTTCGGACCGTGCGCCACATCGTCGCGATCGACGGCGCTCACGGGTCCTGGCCGGAGTTCGCATCGTGGAGAGACTCGCAAAGCGATGTCGACCCGATGCTCGGCATCGCGCCGGACGACGACGTGCTCCAGCTCTACACCAGCGGCACCACCGGGCATCCGAAAGGAGTGCAGCTGACCAACGCGAACTACATCGCGTTCTTCGAGCTTGCGCAGAAGGCCGGCTGGGCCGACTACGAGGCGGGCGATTCGAACCTCGTCGCGATGCCGAACTTCCACGTGGCCGGGGTGAACATGGGCCTGGTGACGACGGGCCAGGGTGCCCGCGCCGTGATCATGAAACAGGTCGAGCCGCGCGCCGTGCTCGATTTCCTCGTTCGCTACCAGATCAACAACATGTTCCTGGTGCCGGCCGTCATCCAGTTCCTGCTGCAGGTGCCCGGCGTGGAAAGCCACGACTTCTCGTCGCTGCGACACGTTTTCTACGGGGCTTCTCCCATCTCCGAGGATGTGCTTCTGCGCGCGACGAAGCTCTTCAACTGCTCATTCACGCAGCTTTACGGTCTGACCGAAACGGTCGGCGCGGGCACGGCGCTGGACGGACCGAGCCACGATCCTTCGCTCGGCAAGCTGCGTTCGTGCGGGCGCGCCTATCCGGGTTTCGAGATCCGCGTTCTCGGCGCGGGCGGCCAGGCGCTGCCGCCCGGCGAAGTGGGCGAGATCGCGATCAAGTCGCCGACGGTGATGAAGGGATACTGGGGCAACCCCGACGCGACGGCGACCTCGATCGTCGACGGCTGGTTCCTCACGGGCGATGCAGGCTACTTCGACGATGATGGCTACCTGTTCATCCACGATCGCGTCAAGGACATGATCGTTTCCGGTGGGGAGAACATTTATCCGGCCGAGGTCGAGAACGCGCTGATGAGTCATCCGCAGGTTGCGGACGCTGCGGTCATCGGAGTGCCGGACAAGAAGTGGGGAGAAGCGGTCAAGGCCTGCGTCGTGCTCGAAACGGGCGCCACTCTCGGCGAGGGTGACATCATCGCGTACTGCAAGACACGGATCGCAGCGTACAAGTGCCCCAAATCGGTCGATTTCCTCGCGGCGTTGCCGCGCAATCCGTCGGGCAAAATCCTGCGCCGCGAGTTGCGCGAGCCGTACTGGGCCGGTCTCGAGCGTCGCGTGAACTGA
- a CDS encoding FecR domain-containing protein has translation MTQDLRSRAPLRPLLFWFALPALLFASCSQPPSGGSTEAVIATMATIDAIEGEAYVVHGGASTAAAAGDSLVAGDGIQTGAIGKMSLKLRDDSVLAIGPSTRASLDELVIDDRSRSGRIRVLVGKFWMHVTKWTGSGESRYDVSTPSAVAGVRGTTLWGDTGVDTICALEGSIEVRSLKQGSLAPATLETGHCASELSQGRLTPVAPAPEQIRKYLDEVLIGSQP, from the coding sequence ATGACGCAGGATTTGAGATCGCGCGCACCGCTGCGCCCGCTTTTGTTCTGGTTCGCGCTGCCGGCCCTCCTGTTCGCATCGTGCAGCCAGCCTCCGTCCGGCGGCAGCACCGAGGCGGTAATCGCCACGATGGCGACAATCGATGCAATTGAAGGAGAGGCGTACGTCGTGCACGGCGGTGCGAGCACCGCCGCCGCTGCCGGAGACTCGCTGGTAGCCGGTGACGGCATCCAGACCGGCGCAATCGGAAAAATGAGCCTCAAGCTGAGAGACGACTCGGTGCTCGCGATCGGGCCGAGCACTCGCGCCAGTCTCGATGAGCTCGTGATCGACGATCGGTCGCGCAGCGGCCGCATCCGCGTGCTGGTCGGAAAGTTCTGGATGCACGTGACGAAATGGACGGGCAGCGGAGAAAGCCGCTACGACGTGTCGACGCCGAGCGCGGTGGCCGGAGTGCGCGGCACGACGCTGTGGGGCGATACCGGCGTCGATACGATCTGCGCTCTCGAAGGCAGCATCGAGGTGCGGAGCCTGAAGCAGGGATCGCTGGCTCCGGCAACGCTCGAGACAGGTCACTGCGCATCGGAGCTGAGCCAGGGGCGGCTCACGCCGGTCGCTCCCGCTCCGGAGCAGATCCGCAAGTACCTGGACGAAGTGCTGATCGGGTCGCAGCCCTGA